Proteins found in one Acipenser ruthenus chromosome 18, fAciRut3.2 maternal haplotype, whole genome shotgun sequence genomic segment:
- the LOC117421737 gene encoding phospholipase DDHD1-like isoform X2 — protein MSNYPDRASLISAESPDKSSPSAGGSDWDLGNDVFVCCYEEPMDGERIHGGMHSVQSGLDHHLLSLRSRHRSAEDGMVLGLVEETYSSFHHSDSDTGLDYLHTGEQDYESDAGLAPPFDTRKRTRSSSSRHRYEVVTELGPEEVRWFYKEDKKTWKPFVGYDSLNIEVMYRKFCELNPEQARRPGTRDTEEGNGVAKEVGASPGGEEGANVGGSRQGSLEKRNSEDGGRGTEEKGEAARDPDLISINFEPVCVRGGLYEVDVKDKDCYPVYWNQQDRIPVMRGQWFIDGTWLPLEEDESDLIEEEHLNCFRGQQVQDSFDTDVVAKTIDSNDGYQPSADTACHKRKRCEAIHSLKLSRSHVDWHSVDEVYLYSDATTSKIARTVTQKLGFSKASSSGTRLHRGYVEEASLEDKAPQATHIVFVVHGIGQKMDQGRIIKNTGMMRDAARKMEEKHFSEYASEHVEFLPVEWRSKLFLDGDTVDSITPDKVRGLRDMLNSSAMDIMYYTSPLYRDEITKGLTLELNRLYSLFCSRNPDFEEKGGKVSIVSHSLGCVITFDIMTGWDPVRMYQQVERDLKETDMRWLSYEERHLLEELHLTKQRVREIEEQLHRVENSSATASPALKFKVENFFCMGSPLAVFLALRGIRPGNNGSQDHFLPKSICRRLLNIFHPTDPVAYRLEPLILKHYSNISPVQIHWFNTTNPNGYEQVRPTLLNPVKEATSASDTESIPSPSTSPVLARRHYGESITNLGKASILGAASIGKGIGGIFFSRFGRSSASIAADGSGTELEDKRPLESQTSCTLSSTSQSQSNPSSIDNTLELESRIDFELREGMVESRYWSAVTSHTSYWSSLDVALFLLTFMYTKEQPDPSEDDPDPV, from the exons atgagcaATTACCCTGACAGGGCGTCTTTGATAAGCGCAGAGAGCCCAGATAAAAGCAGTCCCTCCGCCGGCGGCAGCGATTGGGACCTGGGCAACGATGTGTTCGTCTGCTGTTACGAGGAGCCGATGGATGGAGAGCGGATTCACGGGGGGATGCACTCTGTTCAATCGGGTTTGGACCACCACCTGCTGTCCCTACGCAGCCGGCATCGCTCTGCCGAGGATGGCATGGTGTTGGGCCTAGTGGAGGAGACTTACTCCAGCTTCCATCATAGCGACTCTGACACCGGCCTTGATTACCTACACACGGGTGAGCAGGATTACGAGAGCGACGCCGGTTTAGCCCCTCCATTCGATACCAGGAAACGGACCCGCTCCAGCAGCTCCAGGCACCGCTACGAGGTTGTTACAGAACTGGGACCGGAGGAGGTGCGCTGGTTCTACAAAGAGGACAAAAAGACATGGAAGCCCTTCGTGGGATACGATTCCTTGAACATCGAGGTCATGTACCGCAAGTTCTGCGAACTCAACCCAGAGCAGGCCCGGCGCCCGGGGACAAGGGACACAGAGGAGGGGAATGGGGTGGCGAAGGAGGTGGGCGCAAGCCCcgggggagaggagggggcgaATGTCGGGGGATCAAGACAAGGGTCTCTGGAGAAAAGAAACAGTGAAGATGGAGGAAGAGGGACCGAGGAAAAAGGAGAGGCTGCGAGGGACCCAGATCTGATCAGCATCAATTTTGAGCCTGTGTGTGTCAGAGGAGGGCTGTATGAGGTTGACGTGAAAGACAAGGACTGCTACCCTGTGTACTGGAACC aGCAGGACCGGATCCCGGTGATGAGAGGCCAGTGGTTCATCGACGGCACGTGGCTCCCTTTGGAGGAGGACGAGAGTGACCTCATTGAGGAGGAGCACCTGAACTGCTTCCGTGGACAGCAGGTGCAGGACAGCTTCGACACAGATGTGGTGGCCAAGACTATAGACAGCAATGATG GATATCAGCCGAGCGCTGACACTGCATGTCACAAGCGAAAGCGTTGCGAAG CCATCCACAGCCTGAAGCTGAGCCGCAGCCATGTAGACTGGCACTCTGTGGACGAAGTGTACCTCTACAGTGATGCCACCACTTCCAAAATTGCCCGCACCGTCACGCAGAAGCTTGGCTTTTCCAAAG CATCGAGCAGTGGGACCCGTCTCCACCGAGGGTATGTAGAAGAGGCCTCTCTGGAAGACAAGGCCCCTCAGGCCACGCACATCGTCTTTGTTGTGCACGGCATCGGCCAGAAGATGGACCAGGGCCGAATCATCAAGAACACAGGCAT gaTGAGAGATGCTGCAAGAAAAATGGAGGAAAAGCACTTTTCTGAATATGCCTCGGAGCACGTAGAGTTCCTGCCAGTGGAGTGGAGATCCAAACTCTTTCTCGATGGAG ACACGGTAGACTCCATCACTCCAGACAAAGTGCGCGGACTGAGGGACATGCTGAACAGCAGTGCAATGGACATCATGTACTACACCAGCCCTCTGTACAGGGACGAG ATCACGAAGGGCTTGACTCTGGAGTTGAACCGCCTGTACTCCCTGTTCTGCTCCCGTAACCCTGACTTTGAGGAGAAGGGGGGGAAGGTGTCGATTGTCTCTCACTCACTGGGCTGTGTCATCACATTTGACATCATGACTGGCTGGGACCCGGTGCGAATGTACCAGCAGGTAGAGCGCGACCTCAAGGAGACTGACATGAGGTGGCTGAGCTATGAAGAGCGTCACCTTCTGGAGGAACTGCACCTCACCAAGCAGCG GGTAAGAGAAATTGAAGAGCAGCTGCACAGGGTGGAAAACTCTTCTGCTACAGCCTCACCAGCCTTGAAATTCAAG GTTGAGAATTTCTTCTGCATGGGGTCTCCACTCGCGGTGTTCCTGGCTCTGCGGGGGATCCGTCCCGGGAACAACGGCAGCCAGGACCACTTCCTGCCCAAGTCCATCTGCCGTCGGCTCCTGAACATCTTCCACCCCACCGACCCCGTG gcttACAGACTGGAGCCCCTCATTCTAAAGCACTACAGCAACATCTCGCCCGTCCAAATACACTG GTTTAACACTACCAACCCCAATGGGTACGAGCAGGTCAGACCGACGCTCCTCAATCCTGTTAAAGAGGCTACCTCTGCCTCCGACACTGAGAGCATCCCCAGCCCTAGCACCTCCCCGGTGCTGGCACGCCGCCACTACGGAGAGTCCATCACCAACCTCGGCAAAGCCAGCATACTGG GAGCGGCGAGCATTGGGAAGGGCATCGGAGGAATCTTCTTTTCACGATTCGGACGTTCTAGTGCGAGCATTGCCGCTGACGGCAGCGGAACAGAGCTGGAGGACAAGCGGCCCCTGGAGAGCCAGACGAGCTGCACCCTGTCAAGCACGTCCCAGTCTCAGTCCAACCCTAGCAGCATCGACAACACAC TGGAACTGGAGAGCCGCATCGACTTTGAGCTGCGAGAGGGCATGGTGGAGAGTAGGTACTGGTCTGCGGTGACTTCGCACACGTCTTACTGGTCCTCACTGGATGTGGCACTGTTCCTGCTCACTTTCATGTACACAAAGGAGCAGCCTGATCCCAGTGAGGATGATCCAGACCCAGTGTAG
- the LOC117421737 gene encoding phospholipase DDHD1-like isoform X1 encodes MSNYPDRASLISAESPDKSSPSAGGSDWDLGNDVFVCCYEEPMDGERIHGGMHSVQSGLDHHLLSLRSRHRSAEDGMVLGLVEETYSSFHHSDSDTGLDYLHTGEQDYESDAGLAPPFDTRKRTRSSSSRHRYEVVTELGPEEVRWFYKEDKKTWKPFVGYDSLNIEVMYRKFCELNPEQARRPGTRDTEEGNGVAKEVGASPGGEEGANVGGSRQGSLEKRNSEDGGRGTEEKGEAARDPDLISINFEPVCVRGGLYEVDVKDKDCYPVYWNQQDRIPVMRGQWFIDGTWLPLEEDESDLIEEEHLNCFRGQQVQDSFDTDVVAKTIDSNDVFSHLPPFYLPFLFKWRGYQPSADTACHKRKRCEAIHSLKLSRSHVDWHSVDEVYLYSDATTSKIARTVTQKLGFSKASSSGTRLHRGYVEEASLEDKAPQATHIVFVVHGIGQKMDQGRIIKNTGMMRDAARKMEEKHFSEYASEHVEFLPVEWRSKLFLDGDTVDSITPDKVRGLRDMLNSSAMDIMYYTSPLYRDEITKGLTLELNRLYSLFCSRNPDFEEKGGKVSIVSHSLGCVITFDIMTGWDPVRMYQQVERDLKETDMRWLSYEERHLLEELHLTKQRVREIEEQLHRVENSSATASPALKFKVENFFCMGSPLAVFLALRGIRPGNNGSQDHFLPKSICRRLLNIFHPTDPVAYRLEPLILKHYSNISPVQIHWFNTTNPNGYEQVRPTLLNPVKEATSASDTESIPSPSTSPVLARRHYGESITNLGKASILGAASIGKGIGGIFFSRFGRSSASIAADGSGTELEDKRPLESQTSCTLSSTSQSQSNPSSIDNTLELESRIDFELREGMVESRYWSAVTSHTSYWSSLDVALFLLTFMYTKEQPDPSEDDPDPV; translated from the exons atgagcaATTACCCTGACAGGGCGTCTTTGATAAGCGCAGAGAGCCCAGATAAAAGCAGTCCCTCCGCCGGCGGCAGCGATTGGGACCTGGGCAACGATGTGTTCGTCTGCTGTTACGAGGAGCCGATGGATGGAGAGCGGATTCACGGGGGGATGCACTCTGTTCAATCGGGTTTGGACCACCACCTGCTGTCCCTACGCAGCCGGCATCGCTCTGCCGAGGATGGCATGGTGTTGGGCCTAGTGGAGGAGACTTACTCCAGCTTCCATCATAGCGACTCTGACACCGGCCTTGATTACCTACACACGGGTGAGCAGGATTACGAGAGCGACGCCGGTTTAGCCCCTCCATTCGATACCAGGAAACGGACCCGCTCCAGCAGCTCCAGGCACCGCTACGAGGTTGTTACAGAACTGGGACCGGAGGAGGTGCGCTGGTTCTACAAAGAGGACAAAAAGACATGGAAGCCCTTCGTGGGATACGATTCCTTGAACATCGAGGTCATGTACCGCAAGTTCTGCGAACTCAACCCAGAGCAGGCCCGGCGCCCGGGGACAAGGGACACAGAGGAGGGGAATGGGGTGGCGAAGGAGGTGGGCGCAAGCCCcgggggagaggagggggcgaATGTCGGGGGATCAAGACAAGGGTCTCTGGAGAAAAGAAACAGTGAAGATGGAGGAAGAGGGACCGAGGAAAAAGGAGAGGCTGCGAGGGACCCAGATCTGATCAGCATCAATTTTGAGCCTGTGTGTGTCAGAGGAGGGCTGTATGAGGTTGACGTGAAAGACAAGGACTGCTACCCTGTGTACTGGAACC aGCAGGACCGGATCCCGGTGATGAGAGGCCAGTGGTTCATCGACGGCACGTGGCTCCCTTTGGAGGAGGACGAGAGTGACCTCATTGAGGAGGAGCACCTGAACTGCTTCCGTGGACAGCAGGTGCAGGACAGCTTCGACACAGATGTGGTGGCCAAGACTATAGACAGCAATGATG TTTTCTCCCACCTCCCCCCTTTCTACCTCCCCTTTCTGTTCAAATGGAGAGGATATCAGCCGAGCGCTGACACTGCATGTCACAAGCGAAAGCGTTGCGAAG CCATCCACAGCCTGAAGCTGAGCCGCAGCCATGTAGACTGGCACTCTGTGGACGAAGTGTACCTCTACAGTGATGCCACCACTTCCAAAATTGCCCGCACCGTCACGCAGAAGCTTGGCTTTTCCAAAG CATCGAGCAGTGGGACCCGTCTCCACCGAGGGTATGTAGAAGAGGCCTCTCTGGAAGACAAGGCCCCTCAGGCCACGCACATCGTCTTTGTTGTGCACGGCATCGGCCAGAAGATGGACCAGGGCCGAATCATCAAGAACACAGGCAT gaTGAGAGATGCTGCAAGAAAAATGGAGGAAAAGCACTTTTCTGAATATGCCTCGGAGCACGTAGAGTTCCTGCCAGTGGAGTGGAGATCCAAACTCTTTCTCGATGGAG ACACGGTAGACTCCATCACTCCAGACAAAGTGCGCGGACTGAGGGACATGCTGAACAGCAGTGCAATGGACATCATGTACTACACCAGCCCTCTGTACAGGGACGAG ATCACGAAGGGCTTGACTCTGGAGTTGAACCGCCTGTACTCCCTGTTCTGCTCCCGTAACCCTGACTTTGAGGAGAAGGGGGGGAAGGTGTCGATTGTCTCTCACTCACTGGGCTGTGTCATCACATTTGACATCATGACTGGCTGGGACCCGGTGCGAATGTACCAGCAGGTAGAGCGCGACCTCAAGGAGACTGACATGAGGTGGCTGAGCTATGAAGAGCGTCACCTTCTGGAGGAACTGCACCTCACCAAGCAGCG GGTAAGAGAAATTGAAGAGCAGCTGCACAGGGTGGAAAACTCTTCTGCTACAGCCTCACCAGCCTTGAAATTCAAG GTTGAGAATTTCTTCTGCATGGGGTCTCCACTCGCGGTGTTCCTGGCTCTGCGGGGGATCCGTCCCGGGAACAACGGCAGCCAGGACCACTTCCTGCCCAAGTCCATCTGCCGTCGGCTCCTGAACATCTTCCACCCCACCGACCCCGTG gcttACAGACTGGAGCCCCTCATTCTAAAGCACTACAGCAACATCTCGCCCGTCCAAATACACTG GTTTAACACTACCAACCCCAATGGGTACGAGCAGGTCAGACCGACGCTCCTCAATCCTGTTAAAGAGGCTACCTCTGCCTCCGACACTGAGAGCATCCCCAGCCCTAGCACCTCCCCGGTGCTGGCACGCCGCCACTACGGAGAGTCCATCACCAACCTCGGCAAAGCCAGCATACTGG GAGCGGCGAGCATTGGGAAGGGCATCGGAGGAATCTTCTTTTCACGATTCGGACGTTCTAGTGCGAGCATTGCCGCTGACGGCAGCGGAACAGAGCTGGAGGACAAGCGGCCCCTGGAGAGCCAGACGAGCTGCACCCTGTCAAGCACGTCCCAGTCTCAGTCCAACCCTAGCAGCATCGACAACACAC TGGAACTGGAGAGCCGCATCGACTTTGAGCTGCGAGAGGGCATGGTGGAGAGTAGGTACTGGTCTGCGGTGACTTCGCACACGTCTTACTGGTCCTCACTGGATGTGGCACTGTTCCTGCTCACTTTCATGTACACAAAGGAGCAGCCTGATCCCAGTGAGGATGATCCAGACCCAGTGTAG
- the LOC117421737 gene encoding phospholipase DDHD1-like isoform X3 codes for MSNYPDRASLISAESPDKSSPSAGGSDWDLGNDVFVCCYEEPMDGERIHGGMHSVQSGLDHHLLSLRSRHRSAEDGMVLGLVEETYSSFHHSDSDTGLDYLHTGEQDYESDAGLAPPFDTRKRTRSSSSRHRYEVVTELGPEEVRWFYKEDKKTWKPFVGYDSLNIEVMYRKFCELNPEQARRPGTRDTEEGNGVAKEVGASPGGEEGANVGGSRQGSLEKRNSEDGGRGTEEKGEAARDPDLISINFEPVCVRGGLYEVDVKDKDCYPVYWNQQDRIPVMRGQWFIDGTWLPLEEDESDLIEEEHLNCFRGQQVQDSFDTDVVAKTIDSNDAIHSLKLSRSHVDWHSVDEVYLYSDATTSKIARTVTQKLGFSKASSSGTRLHRGYVEEASLEDKAPQATHIVFVVHGIGQKMDQGRIIKNTGMMRDAARKMEEKHFSEYASEHVEFLPVEWRSKLFLDGDTVDSITPDKVRGLRDMLNSSAMDIMYYTSPLYRDEITKGLTLELNRLYSLFCSRNPDFEEKGGKVSIVSHSLGCVITFDIMTGWDPVRMYQQVERDLKETDMRWLSYEERHLLEELHLTKQRVREIEEQLHRVENSSATASPALKFKVENFFCMGSPLAVFLALRGIRPGNNGSQDHFLPKSICRRLLNIFHPTDPVAYRLEPLILKHYSNISPVQIHWFNTTNPNGYEQVRPTLLNPVKEATSASDTESIPSPSTSPVLARRHYGESITNLGKASILGAASIGKGIGGIFFSRFGRSSASIAADGSGTELEDKRPLESQTSCTLSSTSQSQSNPSSIDNTLELESRIDFELREGMVESRYWSAVTSHTSYWSSLDVALFLLTFMYTKEQPDPSEDDPDPV; via the exons atgagcaATTACCCTGACAGGGCGTCTTTGATAAGCGCAGAGAGCCCAGATAAAAGCAGTCCCTCCGCCGGCGGCAGCGATTGGGACCTGGGCAACGATGTGTTCGTCTGCTGTTACGAGGAGCCGATGGATGGAGAGCGGATTCACGGGGGGATGCACTCTGTTCAATCGGGTTTGGACCACCACCTGCTGTCCCTACGCAGCCGGCATCGCTCTGCCGAGGATGGCATGGTGTTGGGCCTAGTGGAGGAGACTTACTCCAGCTTCCATCATAGCGACTCTGACACCGGCCTTGATTACCTACACACGGGTGAGCAGGATTACGAGAGCGACGCCGGTTTAGCCCCTCCATTCGATACCAGGAAACGGACCCGCTCCAGCAGCTCCAGGCACCGCTACGAGGTTGTTACAGAACTGGGACCGGAGGAGGTGCGCTGGTTCTACAAAGAGGACAAAAAGACATGGAAGCCCTTCGTGGGATACGATTCCTTGAACATCGAGGTCATGTACCGCAAGTTCTGCGAACTCAACCCAGAGCAGGCCCGGCGCCCGGGGACAAGGGACACAGAGGAGGGGAATGGGGTGGCGAAGGAGGTGGGCGCAAGCCCcgggggagaggagggggcgaATGTCGGGGGATCAAGACAAGGGTCTCTGGAGAAAAGAAACAGTGAAGATGGAGGAAGAGGGACCGAGGAAAAAGGAGAGGCTGCGAGGGACCCAGATCTGATCAGCATCAATTTTGAGCCTGTGTGTGTCAGAGGAGGGCTGTATGAGGTTGACGTGAAAGACAAGGACTGCTACCCTGTGTACTGGAACC aGCAGGACCGGATCCCGGTGATGAGAGGCCAGTGGTTCATCGACGGCACGTGGCTCCCTTTGGAGGAGGACGAGAGTGACCTCATTGAGGAGGAGCACCTGAACTGCTTCCGTGGACAGCAGGTGCAGGACAGCTTCGACACAGATGTGGTGGCCAAGACTATAGACAGCAATGATG CCATCCACAGCCTGAAGCTGAGCCGCAGCCATGTAGACTGGCACTCTGTGGACGAAGTGTACCTCTACAGTGATGCCACCACTTCCAAAATTGCCCGCACCGTCACGCAGAAGCTTGGCTTTTCCAAAG CATCGAGCAGTGGGACCCGTCTCCACCGAGGGTATGTAGAAGAGGCCTCTCTGGAAGACAAGGCCCCTCAGGCCACGCACATCGTCTTTGTTGTGCACGGCATCGGCCAGAAGATGGACCAGGGCCGAATCATCAAGAACACAGGCAT gaTGAGAGATGCTGCAAGAAAAATGGAGGAAAAGCACTTTTCTGAATATGCCTCGGAGCACGTAGAGTTCCTGCCAGTGGAGTGGAGATCCAAACTCTTTCTCGATGGAG ACACGGTAGACTCCATCACTCCAGACAAAGTGCGCGGACTGAGGGACATGCTGAACAGCAGTGCAATGGACATCATGTACTACACCAGCCCTCTGTACAGGGACGAG ATCACGAAGGGCTTGACTCTGGAGTTGAACCGCCTGTACTCCCTGTTCTGCTCCCGTAACCCTGACTTTGAGGAGAAGGGGGGGAAGGTGTCGATTGTCTCTCACTCACTGGGCTGTGTCATCACATTTGACATCATGACTGGCTGGGACCCGGTGCGAATGTACCAGCAGGTAGAGCGCGACCTCAAGGAGACTGACATGAGGTGGCTGAGCTATGAAGAGCGTCACCTTCTGGAGGAACTGCACCTCACCAAGCAGCG GGTAAGAGAAATTGAAGAGCAGCTGCACAGGGTGGAAAACTCTTCTGCTACAGCCTCACCAGCCTTGAAATTCAAG GTTGAGAATTTCTTCTGCATGGGGTCTCCACTCGCGGTGTTCCTGGCTCTGCGGGGGATCCGTCCCGGGAACAACGGCAGCCAGGACCACTTCCTGCCCAAGTCCATCTGCCGTCGGCTCCTGAACATCTTCCACCCCACCGACCCCGTG gcttACAGACTGGAGCCCCTCATTCTAAAGCACTACAGCAACATCTCGCCCGTCCAAATACACTG GTTTAACACTACCAACCCCAATGGGTACGAGCAGGTCAGACCGACGCTCCTCAATCCTGTTAAAGAGGCTACCTCTGCCTCCGACACTGAGAGCATCCCCAGCCCTAGCACCTCCCCGGTGCTGGCACGCCGCCACTACGGAGAGTCCATCACCAACCTCGGCAAAGCCAGCATACTGG GAGCGGCGAGCATTGGGAAGGGCATCGGAGGAATCTTCTTTTCACGATTCGGACGTTCTAGTGCGAGCATTGCCGCTGACGGCAGCGGAACAGAGCTGGAGGACAAGCGGCCCCTGGAGAGCCAGACGAGCTGCACCCTGTCAAGCACGTCCCAGTCTCAGTCCAACCCTAGCAGCATCGACAACACAC TGGAACTGGAGAGCCGCATCGACTTTGAGCTGCGAGAGGGCATGGTGGAGAGTAGGTACTGGTCTGCGGTGACTTCGCACACGTCTTACTGGTCCTCACTGGATGTGGCACTGTTCCTGCTCACTTTCATGTACACAAAGGAGCAGCCTGATCCCAGTGAGGATGATCCAGACCCAGTGTAG